A section of the Nitrospira sp. genome encodes:
- a CDS encoding efflux RND transporter permease subunit has protein sequence MVERIIEFSARNRFIVFLVLFGLAAAGLWAMRNTPVDAIPDLSDTQVIIYTKWSGRSPDLVEDQITYPIVTALLSAPKVTVVRGFSDFGFSYVYVLFKDGTDIYWARSRVLEYMNQLAGRLPENVTPQLGPDATSVGWVFQYALVDESGRHDLADLRSFQDWYLRYWLLSVDGVAEVAGIGGFVRQYQVNLDPTKVLAYKLSLPRIVETIRQSNEDVGGRVVEFSGIEYMIRGRGYIKSVGDIEKIAVGVSPNGTPILLRDVATVRLGPDMRRGLVELDGRGEVVGGVVIMRFGENALTVIERIKAKLNALEPSMPQGVKVVTTYDRSDLIRESIATAQENLVEELIVVSVLIVGFLLHLRSALLPILTLPLAVLISFVPMYFMGIGMNIMSIGGIIVAIGDMVDAAIVMVDNAHKRLEEWERNGRIGDRTQVLIDSAKEVGPAIFASLLVIAIAFMPVFTLEEQEGRLFTPLAWTKNLAIAMSALLAITLIPALLALLVRGRIFTEQRHPVSRLLQRLYAPLLRLALRYRVAVIVIAIGLTSTVVPAFQRLGNEFMPPLYEGTILYMPTTLPGISVTEASKLLQQLDRKLTSFPEVERVFGKAGRADTATDPAPFSMIETVIELKPKAQWRPGVSYESLIDEMDRALQTPGVTNAWTMPIKARTDMLTTGVRTPVGIKIFGPDLKQIEQIGKHLEMVLQAVPGTKSVYAERVSGGYFLDFDIDREAIARYGLTVMDVGQIIESAIGGENIDTTIEGRERYPINVRYLRELRDDPEKLRRVLVDTPTGAQVPIAQLATLRFLQGPPMIRDEDGMLAGYVFVDMRGRDVGSYVDELKRVVDEKVELPAGYTLSWSGQYEFMQRIRERLMIFVPLTIGIIFVLFYFTFRSVAETLMVMLGVPLSLVGGVWYMVWLDYNMSIAVWVGIIALAGVAAETSAVMLAYLNEACKRRQAAGGLQTLEDLIDTVQTGAVERIRPMAMAGLANILGLIPVMWATGTGADVMKRLAAPMVGGVFSAMILTLFVIPPVYVIWRWWKQQRTSRTSEEE, from the coding sequence ATGGTAGAACGCATCATCGAATTCAGCGCCAGGAACCGGTTCATCGTGTTTCTCGTCCTGTTTGGGCTTGCGGCCGCAGGACTCTGGGCGATGCGGAACACACCGGTGGACGCGATCCCTGATCTCTCCGACACGCAGGTCATTATCTATACGAAATGGTCGGGCCGCTCTCCGGATCTCGTTGAAGACCAGATTACCTACCCCATCGTCACGGCCCTGCTTTCCGCCCCGAAGGTCACGGTGGTTCGCGGGTTCTCCGACTTCGGGTTTTCCTATGTCTATGTTCTCTTCAAAGATGGCACCGATATCTACTGGGCGCGCAGCCGGGTGCTCGAATACATGAACCAGCTTGCGGGCCGTCTCCCAGAAAATGTCACACCGCAGCTGGGGCCGGACGCCACCTCGGTTGGTTGGGTGTTCCAGTATGCCCTTGTCGACGAATCAGGCCGGCATGATCTGGCGGATCTCCGGTCGTTTCAGGACTGGTACCTGCGCTACTGGTTGCTCAGCGTGGACGGTGTTGCGGAAGTGGCAGGAATCGGCGGTTTCGTGCGCCAATATCAGGTCAATCTCGACCCTACCAAAGTCCTGGCCTACAAACTCTCGCTCCCGCGCATCGTCGAAACCATCCGACAGAGCAACGAGGATGTCGGGGGGCGCGTCGTGGAATTCTCCGGCATCGAGTACATGATCCGGGGACGGGGCTACATCAAGTCGGTCGGCGACATTGAGAAGATCGCCGTCGGGGTAAGTCCCAACGGGACACCGATCTTGCTGCGTGATGTCGCAACGGTCCGTCTCGGCCCTGATATGCGGCGTGGCTTGGTCGAGCTGGATGGCCGAGGCGAGGTGGTCGGCGGGGTCGTCATTATGCGGTTCGGCGAAAATGCACTCACCGTCATCGAACGGATCAAAGCCAAACTCAACGCGCTGGAGCCGTCCATGCCCCAGGGCGTGAAAGTGGTCACGACGTACGACCGGAGTGATTTGATCAGAGAATCGATTGCCACAGCCCAGGAGAATCTGGTCGAAGAGTTGATTGTCGTGAGCGTCTTGATCGTCGGATTCTTGCTGCACCTCCGTTCCGCGTTGCTGCCGATCCTCACGTTGCCGCTGGCCGTCCTGATTTCTTTCGTGCCCATGTATTTCATGGGCATCGGCATGAATATCATGTCGATCGGCGGGATCATCGTGGCCATCGGTGACATGGTGGACGCCGCGATCGTGATGGTGGACAACGCGCATAAACGGCTGGAGGAATGGGAGCGGAACGGCCGTATCGGAGACCGAACACAGGTTTTGATCGATTCAGCAAAAGAGGTTGGTCCTGCAATTTTCGCCTCGCTGCTTGTCATTGCCATCGCCTTCATGCCCGTCTTCACGTTGGAAGAACAAGAGGGCCGGTTGTTCACACCACTGGCCTGGACGAAGAACCTGGCGATCGCGATGAGCGCGCTCTTGGCCATTACGCTGATCCCGGCCCTGCTGGCCCTGCTCGTTCGTGGCCGGATCTTTACGGAGCAGCGTCATCCCGTGAGCCGTCTTCTGCAACGGCTCTACGCCCCTCTGCTTCGATTGGCCCTGCGGTATCGGGTTGCCGTGATCGTTATTGCCATCGGGCTGACTTCCACGGTCGTGCCTGCGTTTCAGCGGTTGGGCAACGAGTTCATGCCTCCGTTGTACGAAGGCACGATTCTTTATATGCCGACCACCCTCCCCGGCATTTCCGTCACGGAGGCTTCAAAGCTGCTGCAGCAGCTGGATCGGAAGCTGACATCCTTTCCGGAAGTGGAGCGCGTGTTCGGCAAAGCAGGCCGGGCCGACACGGCGACGGATCCGGCTCCGTTCAGCATGATTGAGACCGTGATCGAATTGAAGCCCAAGGCACAGTGGCGGCCCGGAGTCTCCTATGAAAGCTTGATCGATGAAATGGATCGGGCTCTCCAAACCCCCGGCGTGACCAATGCCTGGACCATGCCGATCAAAGCCCGCACCGACATGCTGACCACAGGTGTACGTACGCCTGTCGGCATCAAGATCTTCGGACCGGATCTGAAACAGATTGAGCAGATCGGCAAGCACTTGGAGATGGTGTTACAAGCGGTCCCGGGCACGAAGAGCGTGTATGCCGAGCGGGTGTCCGGCGGCTATTTCCTTGATTTTGACATCGATCGGGAAGCAATCGCCCGTTATGGTTTGACCGTGATGGATGTTGGGCAAATCATCGAGTCGGCGATCGGAGGGGAAAACATTGATACCACCATCGAAGGGCGCGAACGCTATCCGATCAATGTCCGCTACTTGCGGGAGCTGCGGGATGATCCGGAAAAGTTACGTCGCGTCTTGGTGGATACACCGACCGGTGCGCAGGTGCCTATCGCACAGTTGGCCACCCTTCGTTTTCTCCAGGGGCCGCCGATGATCCGGGACGAAGACGGCATGTTGGCCGGATATGTCTTCGTCGATATGCGCGGGCGGGATGTCGGAAGCTATGTGGATGAGCTCAAGCGGGTGGTGGACGAGAAGGTGGAGTTGCCCGCCGGATACACCCTCTCCTGGTCCGGCCAGTACGAATTTATGCAACGAATCCGGGAGCGGCTCATGATCTTCGTCCCGCTGACCATCGGGATCATCTTCGTGCTGTTCTACTTCACGTTCCGTTCCGTCGCGGAGACCTTGATGGTGATGTTGGGAGTCCCGCTCTCCCTGGTGGGCGGCGTGTGGTACATGGTGTGGCTGGACTACAACATGAGCATTGCGGTCTGGGTCGGGATCATCGCGCTGGCCGGCGTGGCCGCCGAGACCAGCGCGGTGATGCTGGCCTATCTTAATGAAGCTTGTAAACGACGCCAGGCCGCAGGGGGACTCCAGACGTTGGAGGATCTCATCGACACCGTCCAGACTGGCGCGGTCGAGCGCATCCGTCCGATGGCGATGGCGGGCTTGGCCAATATTCTCGGGCTGATTCCCGTCATGTGGGCGACGGGAACCGGAGCGGATGTCATGAAACGGCTGGCTGCGCCCATGGTCGGCGGGGTGTTCTCGGCCATGATCCTGACGCTGTTTGTGATTCCGCCCGTCTATGTCATCTGGCGGTGGTGGAAGCAGCAACGGACATCGCGAACATCCGAAGAAGAGTAA